The following are encoded together in the Strongyloides ratti genome assembly S_ratti_ED321, chromosome : 2 genome:
- a CDS encoding Zona pellucida domain-containing protein produces the protein MFLKIFLILLFLILTCNANRLVDTSVSCDQDNFIFNVHFQKVFYGLIYSENGYPNCVYVNGTIQSKDIYTIKIPLKGCSSVKNNEGNLENSIIIQENAKFLQKSDKKYLLTCIPTQPIKETENFITVNFGGVTVDSSNTAQEVIKANVLNIKDNIPLKPPNVKYSVQILNGHDLNATALRGPLNIGDDITYLVKLDEPLVDTQIGRCWASDSKSELELSDKNGCTLQKVGNIWGDFERLRQGNDIIFVNKIRAWAFPTSNEVNIFCNLRICMNGQCKDKECDKNKKQKNDLRRKRRHPEKSFSEIEEIETVSAHIRIKRHDSKMKTSQLVLATTNGNDINNPIFCIYPEHIIIIIVTFIVFILALIVIGYILYRSRSILQEKNFFT, from the exons atgtttcttaaaatatttttaatattattatttttaatattaacttGTAATGCTAATAGATTAGTAGATACTTCAGTCTCCTGTGATCAG gataactttatttttaatgttcattttcaaaaagttttttatggTTTAATTTACTCTGAAAATGGCTATCCAAATTGTGTTTATGTTAATGGAACAATTCAATCCAAAgatatttatacaataaaaattccCTTAAAAGGTTGTTCAtcagttaaaaataatgaaggTAACCTGGAAAATTCTATTATAATTCAGGAGAATGCCAAATTTCTTCaaaaaagtgataaaaaatatttattaacatgTATACCAACACAACCAATTAAAGAGacagaaaattttataactgTTAATTTTGGTGGTGTAACAGTTGACTCCTCAAATACTGCTCAAGAAGTTATTAAAGCAAATGTATTAAATATCAAAGATAATATTCCATTAAAACCTccaaatgttaaatattctgtacaaattttaaatggaCATGACCTTAACGCAACGGCATTGAGAGGTCCTTTAAATATTGGTGATGATATA acATATCTTGTAAAACTGGATGAGCCATTAGTTGATACACAAATAGGAAGATGTTGGGCTTCAGATTCTAAAAGTGAATTAGAATTATCTGATAAAAATGGTTGTACATTACAAAAAGTTGGTAATATTTGGGGAGATTTTGAAAGACTTCGCCAAggaaatgatattatatttgtCAATAAAATTAGAGCATGGGCTTTTCCAACAAGTAATgaagtaaatatattttgtaatttaagAATTTGTATGAATGGTCAATGTAAAGATAAAGAgtgtgataaaaataaaaaacaaaaaaatgatttaagaagaaaaagaagGCATCCGGAGAAAAGTTTTTCAGAGATTGAGGAAATTGAAACAGTAAGTGCTCATATTCGTATAAAAAGACATGATTCAAAAATGAAGACATCTCAATTAGTCTTGGCAACCACAAATggtaatgatataaataatccaattttttgtatttatccagaacatattataataattattgttacatttattgtatttattttagcTTTAATTGTAATAGGATATATACTTTATAGATCAAGATCAATAttacaagaaaaaaatttttttacgtaa
- a CDS encoding Histone acetyltransferase KAT2B, with protein MQEIKNATLCIDDGENSNVKQDSLQVPNVKINGNKNVYLEKFNEIVEENVVTPNVPLDIRNDYIARVITTAELAKNGKKYGAYLSQFEKVVNTALPNMGKDYVNKVVFDFRHKSIIVCSKQTAIKKEQVIAGICFREFKLRGFIEIVFCVVQLKHQSHGFGSFIMDLMKTYSNHLNIPYLLTYADNKAAGYFSKHGFVEDIELNEEYYKNYIKHYDGAKLMGVSVIEKVDYTLLKDQIEYVSRMADKLVIDIQPVRSYVSKTYAGIEHLFKESGKGNLKKSTIVALSKISGFERYNIRKLARIDPPEIDFEKKCQTILKELKSHKNIVWPFENPVSEEEVPGYHSFIENPIDLSTIKSKLDKNGYSHEHQFVADIKRMFDNCYRYNGSTSPYYAMAYILNKKFNVLQEKYFPDLFLQAKLPEAPTKEALEYCR; from the coding sequence ATgcaagaaataaaaaatgcaACATTATGTATTGATGATGGAGAAAATTCAAATGTTAAACAAGATTCTTTACAAGTAccaaatgtaaaaattaatggtaataaaaatgtatatttggaaaaatttaatgaaattgtTGAAGAAAATGTTGTTACACCTAATGTACCTTTAGATATTCGTAATGATTATATTGCAAGAGTTATTACAACAGCTGAATTAGctaaaaatggaaaaaagtATGGAGCTTATCTTTCACAATTTGAGAAAGTTGTTAATACTGCTTTACCAAATATGGGAAAAGATTATGTTAATAAGGTAGTATTTGATTTTAGACATAAATCAATTATTGTTTGCTCAAAACAAACAGCAATTAAAAAAGAGCAAGTTATTGCAGGTATATGTTTTCGTGAATTCAAATTACGTGGCTTTATTGAAATTGTATTTTGTGTCGTTCAACTCAAACATCAATCGCATGGTTTTGGTTCATTTATTATGGATTTAATGAAAACTTATAgtaatcatttaaatattccaTATTTATTAACGTATGCTGATAACAAAGCAGCAGGTTATTTTTCTAAGCATGGTTTTGTTGAAGATATTGAATTAAATGAAgaatactataaaaattatataaagcATTATGATGGAGCTAAGCTCATGGGTGTTAGTGTTATAGAAAAAGTAGATTATACACTTTTAAAAGATCAAATTGAATACGTCAGTCGAATGGCTGATAAATTGGTAATAGATATTCAACCAGTACGTTCATATGTCTCAAAAACATATGCTGGAATtgaacatttatttaaagaaagtGGTAaaggtaatttaaaaaaatcaactaTTGTTGCTCTTTCCAAAATCTCTGGTTTTGaaagatataatattagaaaattagCAAGAATAGATCCTCCTGAAATAGATTTTGAAAAGAAATGtcaaactattttaaaagagCTTAAAagtcataaaaatattgtatggCCTTTTGAAAATCCAGTTTCTGAGGAAGAGGTACCAGGTTATCATAGTTTTATTGAGAATCCTATTGATCTATCAACTATTAAAAGCAAGCTTGATAAAAATGGATATTCACATGAGCATCAATTTGTAGCTgatataaaaagaatgttTGATAATTGTTATCGTTACAATGGTTCCACTTCTCCCTATTATGCAATggcatatattttaaataaaaaatttaatgtattacaagaaaaatatttccctgatttatttttacaggCTAAACTTCCAGAGGCACCTACAAAAGAAGCATTAGAATATTGTCGATAA
- a CDS encoding Tim10/DDP family zinc finger domain-containing protein → MSINSPEQLKEFLTVYNIITNRCFNACIYDLNSISLIPPESECTSACFKKQMGLNQELLIAFQESFSKKMTQQLESQEKIITDTNKN, encoded by the exons atgtCTATTAATTCTCCAGAACAG ctTAAAGAATTTCTTAcagtatataatattattacaaatagGTGTTTTAATGCATGTATTTATGATTTAAATAGTATATCACTTATACCTCCAGAATCAGAGTGTACATCTGCAT gttttaaaaaacaaatggGACTTAATCAGGAATTGTTAATTGCATTTCAAGaatctttttcaaaaaaaatgactCAACAACTTGAATCTCAGGAGAAAATTATTACTGacacaaataaaaattaa
- a CDS encoding Histone acetyltransferase KAT2B — protein sequence MKEILEEVNCYFPDPNYDYSSKEFLQNGHSKKISDYKSMNIKETISNPNQKLCAPFLPCTSDRCECQGFSYNGLETFDLPDQLILEECYGYTLCYKCQHPLEYHVAQLNEMTDQQLEIMCRIVMDCRDVHDIVLNDEDIYCKGLAVIIRDGMIECLRKQDFNLNENLKPGFDFIVTDTVNLVDLVSMVKYNMNEQNHHKKIVMKLLDALNDYELPCPDDYINCDEDPQQFIEYVDFYKQWLFNVIIPQKCNYIKLLMNVQFFGATFLIKMRKSLLNDNILELDCDCLELLNKVYDVVDKVIILDWLSMKKIYEN from the exons ATGAAAGAAATTTTAGAAGAAGTAAACTGTTATTTTCCAGATCCTAATTATGATTATTCttcaaaagaatttttacaaaatggCCATTCCAAAAAAATTTCAGATTACAAGTCaatgaatataaaagaaaCTATATCAAATCctaatcaaaaattatgtGCCCCTTTTTTACCATGTACATCAGATAGATGTGAATGCCAAGGATTTTCATATAATGGACTTGAAACTTTTGATTTACCTGATCAATTAATACTTGAAGAATGTTATGGATATACATTATGTTATAAATGTCAACATCCATTAG AGTATCATGTTGCTCAGTTAAATGAAATGACAGATCAACAATTGGAGATTATGTGTCGTATAGTTATGGATTGTCGTGATGTACATGATATAGTATTAAATGATGAAGATATATATTGCAAAGGTCTTGCAGTAATCATACGTGATGGAATGATTGAATGTTTAAGAAAACAAGactttaatttaaatgagAATCTTAAACCTGGTTTTGATTTTATTGTTACAGATACAGTTAATCTTGTTGATCTTGTTTCAATggttaaatataatatgaatGAACAAAATCATCATAAAAAGATAGTTATGAAATTATTGGATGCATTAAATGATTATGAATTACCATGTCCTGatgattatattaattgtGATGAAGATCCACAACAATTTATTGAGTATgttgatttttataaacaatggctttttaatgttattatacctcaaaaatgtaattatattaaattacttATGAATGTTCAATTTTTTGGAGCTacatttttgataaagatgcgtaaaagtttattgaatgataatattttagaacTTGATTGTGATTGTCTTGAATTACTTAATAAAGTTTATGATGTTGTGGATAAAGTAATTATTCTTG attggttaagtatgaaaaaaatttacgaGAATTAG
- a CDS encoding SH2 domain and PTB/PI domain and Pleckstrin homology-like domain-containing protein yields the protein MAFQYQATVQYRCVLVGIIEVDHPIGGLTESVQRDVVSKCIELVAYEANLLQTNNNFSNDIREKYIGIHNNPLLMKIDVDMNITNNSFTITRVNPGPNEKPGVSYNNWIDISIAFNGDDVLSDFFAYIAKKKGHRRCFVFHCEHGQPPQMMKAIRDIYHNFRENKKHVVNNMFKQPIAPPVPPRKRNFPKETNPLLSNLETYPWYHGHKTREEATALLKIPGDFLLRTSRGGYVLSVVCSDETVGNFIFEKDVKIYKVNGIEYDSLIHLIEYFMRTKENIHLGKHAEVRLVNPIKRDSSSPIV from the exons atggcATTTCAATATCAGGCAACTGTACAGTACAGATGTGTA ctaGTAGGAATAATAGAAGTTGATCATCCTATAGGAGGTTTAACAGAATCTGTTCAGAGAGATGTTGTTAGTAAGTGTATTGAATTAGTTGCTTATGAGGCAAATTTACTTCAAacaaacaataatttttctaatgatattagagaaaaatatattggtATACATAATAATCCactattaatgaaaatagaTGTTGATATgaatattacaaataattcaTTTACTATTACTCGTGTAAATCCTGGACCAAATGAAAAACCAGGAGTTTCATATAATAATTGGATAGATATTAGTATAGCTTTTAATGGTGATGAt gTTTTAAGTGATTTCTTTGCTTatattgcaaaaaaaaaaggccATCGACGATGTTTTGTGTTTCATTGTGAGCATGGGCAACCTCCACAAATGATGAAGGCAATCAGAGATATTTATCACAATTTCcgagaaaataaaaaacatgtCGTTAATAACATGTTTAAACAACCAATTGCTCCTCCTGTTCCACCAA gaaaaagaaattttccTAAAGAAACAAATccattattatcaaatttagaGACATATCCATGGTATCATGGTCATAAAACAAGAGAAGAAGCCACAGCATTACTAAAAATTCCTGgagattttttattaagaacTAGCCGTGGAGGTTATGTATTATCTGTTGTCTGTTCAGATGAGACTGTTGGAAATTTTATCTTTGAAAAagatgttaaaatatataaagttaatGGTATTGAGTATGACTCTTTGATACATCttattgaatattttatgagaacaaaagaaaatattcaTCTTGGAAAGCATGCTGAAGTAAGATTAGTGAATCCTATTAAAAGAGATTCCAGTAGTCCAATTGTTTAA
- a CDS encoding Peptidase M14, carboxypeptidase A domain and Proteinase inhibitor, carboxypeptidase propeptide domain and Proteinase inhibitor, propeptide domain-containing protein yields the protein MYHYLLFFLSFLIVEIISSQQKYSLHTLKPETQKQVDFLKHLEVNGTNGLLDTKLDFWQEPTSPGRIVQVMIKEMDIEKFTKMMDIWKISHNVTISDVEKIIKKRATEAKERALFEKSFKDTSLRRQSSSRRRVNLSHTQYHSFGSIINYLNTLAITFPDRVQVQPIGTTHEGRQIPLIKIGTEQKGNKPAIWIDGGIHAREWVSPSVVLYFIDQLVNEYERKSYIRNLVDSIDWYIVPLLNPDGYEHSRSSTDPETRLWRKNKSPQSCITVNSGFFAPPKTQCCQGVDLNRNYDWFFGQYGSSTDPCSEIFQGKHAFSEPETRAVRDFVYKLNGQIKTFLTFHSYSQILMFPFGHQQRTYPSDVDDLRSTANRAADALRRVYGTKYVVGTGADTLYPASGGSEDWAKGKMGIKYAYLFELRPEESVYDGFLLREDQILPTARETWEAVKVIATQTLVSFPAGDYSSQIIQSNKNNIASFTRNDDITSQSTCRDLDALCKYWANNGACPNWPIIFVPKNHFGEILLSFYLITFKQKVVIKEILF from the exons atgtacCATTATTTGTTATTCTTTCTATCATTTCTCATAGTAGAAATTATATCATCTCAACA aAAGTATTCCTTACATACTTTAAAACCAGAAACTCAAAAACAAGTAgactttttaaaacatttagaAGTCAATGGAACTAATGGACTTTTAGATACAAAACTTGACTTTTGGCAAGAACCAACATCACCAGGAAGGATTGTTCAAGTTATGATTAAAGAAATggatatagaaaaatttacaaaaatgatGGATATTTGGAAAATTTCACATAATGTTACAATTTCAGATGTTGAAAa aattatcaaaaaacGTGCTACTGAGGCAAAAGAACGTgctttatttgaaaaatcttttaaagaTACATCACTTAGAAGGCAATCATCATCTAGGCGTCGTGTTAATCTCAGTCATACACAATACCATTCATTTGGTTctataataaattacttaAATACATTAGCTATAACATTTCCAGATAGAGTACAAGTTCAACCAATTGGAACAACACATGAAGGTAGACAAATAccattaataaaa ATAGGAACAGAACAAAAAGGAAATAAACCAGCTATTTGGATTGATGGTGGAATTCATGCTAGAGAATGGGTATCACCATCtgttgttttatattttattgatcaATTAGTTAATGAATATGAAAGAAAATCATATATAAGAAATTTAGTTGACTCAATTGACTGGTATATTGTTCCTCTTCTTAATCCTGATGGATATGAACATTCAAGAAGTAGTACTGATCCCGAAACTCGATTATggagaaaaaataaaagtccACAATCTTGTATTACTGTTAATTCAGGATTTTTTGCACCACCAAAAACACAATGTTGCCAGGGTGTTGATCTCAATAGAAATTATGATTGGTTCTTTGGTCAATATGGTTCATCAACAGATCCATGTTCAGAAATATTTCAAGGTAAACATGCATTTTCTGAACCTGAAACAAGAGCTGTTAGAgattttgtatataaattaaatggacaaattaaaacatttttaacatttcatAGTTATTcacaaatattaatgtttccATTTGGTCATCAACAACGAACTTATCCAAGTGATGTTGATGATTTACGTAGTACTGCTAATAGAGCAGCTGATGCTTTAAGAAGAGTTTATGGTACAAAATATGTTGTTGGTACTGGTGCTGATACATTATATCCTGCATCAGGTGGATCAGAAGATTGGGCTAAAGGTAAAATGGGTATTAAATATGCTTATTTATTTGAACTTAGACCAGAAGAGAGTGTTTATGATGGATTTTTATTAAGAGAAGATCag attctTCCAACGGCACGTGAAACATGGGAAGCTGTCAAAGTAATAGCAACCCAAACATTAGTGTCTTTTCCAGCTGGTGATTATTCCTCACAAATTATacaatcaaataaaaataatattgcaTCTTTTACCAGGAATGATGATATTACTTCTCAATCAACGTGTCGTGATTTAGATGCCCTATGTAAATATTGGGCAAATAATGGTGCTTGCCCAAATTGGCCAA TTATCTTTGTACCAAAGAATCATTTTGGTGAAATACTACTTAGCTTCTATTTGATAACTTTCAAACAAAAG gttgtaataaaagaaattttgttttag